The proteins below are encoded in one region of Silene latifolia isolate original U9 population chromosome 2, ASM4854445v1, whole genome shotgun sequence:
- the LOC141640723 gene encoding uncharacterized protein LOC141640723, which produces MGGEESWSWQPIASPTLNGGRSEVHFSQFDTSVNAVSFGFVATAILISMFLFMAIFERFLQPHFPHFPLSAHHDIESQPPFNPKLPHSSPKFYNSQKTEEMRGQKSDKLDFKEVVCAWFNHFCEGTLFPTNYRLPSATRVEELGLLLVIYHTIFLDSSANVSVLEMRKRDSKFIQRPLQPKMTVYSQGVSVLMPGEETPTFIAQPVPLPCPPDRIQWPPPKHKLVPDISQTIDTSTFLSTSRNL; this is translated from the exons ATGGGTGGTGAAGAAAGTTGGTCATGGCAACCAATAGCGTCACCAACATTGAATGGAGGAAGATCAGAAGTTCATTTTAGTCAATTTGATACTTCTGTAAATGCAGTTTCTTTTGGGTTTGTTGCTACTGCTATTTTAATATCAATGTTTCTATTTATGGCCATTTTTGAGAGGTTTCTTCAGCCTCATTTCCCACATTTTCCACTTTCTGCTCACCATGATATTGAATCTCAACCGCCTTTTAATCCTAAGCTTCCTCATTCTTCTCCCAAG TTCTATAACTCGCAAAAAACAGAAGAAATGAGGGGCCAAAAAAGTGACAAATTAGATTTTAAAGAAGTTGTATGTGCATGGTTTAATCATTTTTGTGAAGGAACACTTTTTCCCACAAACTATAGACTCCCGAGCGCAACAAGGGTGGAAGAACTTGGGTTACTACTAGTAATTTATCACACTATCTTTCTTGACTCGTCTGCAAATGTTTCTGTGTTGGAGATGAGGAAGAGAGATTCGAAGTTCATTCAAAGACCCCTACAACCTAAG ATGACAGTCTATTCTCAAGGTGTTTCAGTACTGATGCCTGGAGAAGAAACTCCGACCTTCATAGCTCAACCGGTTCCTTTACCGTGTCCTCCGGATCGAATCCAGTGGCCACCTCCTAAACATAAGCTAGTACCAGATATTTCTCAAACAATCGACACAAGTACCTTTTTATCTACTTCTAGAAATCTTTGA
- the LOC141640724 gene encoding uncharacterized protein LOC141640724 yields MTNDSDSSGTKIDSSSSYYLGPQDKPGDSITPVRLTLNNFDEWAHNVCVALKSRRKYVFVNGTINEPKAPCTQDDWETIHSMLVSWLSHTISSEVRSLLPKYENAKRLWDDMHERFSVVDGSRIQQIKAGLQECREIESVPWHTICRAARRDSDRLHQFLLGLLLGPYASLRSLILAQSPLPTVARAFHMVIQEERVCGIDRRNEPGTEIASFNFHSKNKTPSKPSTLLPRTERHKLHCNQCNRSGHDRSMCFDLMDEVPEWWYELKGIKPSGRGGGSGRGRGSGRGGGHGSLSHSIEEGSNHGDA; encoded by the exons ATGACAAACGACAGTGACAGTTCCGGTACAAAAATCGATTCCTCTTCTTCGTATTATCTTGGTCCTCAGGACAAACCGGGTGATTCTATTACCCCTGTACGTCTCACCTTAAACAATTTTGATGAATGGGCACATAATGTTTGTGTGGCGTTGAAATCTCGTCGTAAGTATGTATTCGTTAATGGTACCATTAACGAGCCCAAAGCACCGTGCACTCAAGATGATTGGGAGACGATTCACTCTATGTTGGTATCGTGGTTGTCTCATACGATTTCATCCGAGGTACGTTCTTTGCTTCCTAAGTATGAAAATGCTAAGCGCTTGTGGGATGACATGCACGAGCGATTTAGCGTTGTCGACGGTTCCCGGATTCAGCAAATTAAGGCTGGACTCCAAGAGTGCCGCGAAATAGAAA GTGTACCGTGGCACACAATATGCCGCGCGGCGCGTCGTGACTCGGATCGTCTCCATCAATTCTTGCTTGGTCTGCTCCTGGGTCCGTATGCCTCCCTACGATCTCTTATTTTGGCGCAATCTCCCCTGCCCACTGTTGCTAGAGCTTTTCATATGGTTATTCAAGAGGAAAGAGTGTGTGGTATTGATCGTCGTAATGAACCTGGTACGGAAATCGCAAGCTTTAATTTTCACAGTAAGAATAAGACCCCTTCCAAACCCTCTACTTTATTGCCTCGTACCGAACGCCATAAGCTTCATTGTAATCAGTGCAATCGTTCTGGCCATGATCGGAGCATGTGCTTCGACCTTATGGATGAAGTGCCTGAGTGGTGGTATGAATTGAAGGGCATTAAACCGTCAGGCCGTGGTGGTGGGTCTGGTCGAGGTCGTGGGTCTGGTCGAGGAGGGGGGCATGGGTCTCTTTCACATAGCATAGAAGAAGGTAGCAACCATGGTGATGCTTAG